CCCTGAACCGTGTTCCATGTGTGCCATCTCGTCGCCCTATCGCTTCGCTACTTGAGGGCGGGAGCCATCAAACAGGGTCAGCAATCACCCCGTAGAGGTCGTGCGCGTCGGCGTCTTCGACCTGCACCTGCACGATGTCGCCCGGCGCCAGGCTGGCGGGCACGTTGCGCAGGTAGACGGCGCCGTCGATCTCGGGCGCGTCGGCCTGGCTGCGGCCGGTGGCCCCGATGTCGCCGTCCTCGTCGGCCTCCCCCACCTCGTCGATGATGACGGGCAGCGTGCGGCCGACCTTGGCAGCGAGCTTGGCGGCGCTGATCCGCTCCGTCACCGCCATCAGCCGGGCATAGCGTTCCTCCTTCACCGCCTCGGGCACCTGGTCGGGCAGGGCGTTGGCCTGCGCGCCCTCGACCGGTTCGAACTGGAAGGCGCCGACGCGGTCGAGCTGCGCTTCCTCCAGCCAGTCGAGCAGGTAGGCGAAGTCGTCCTCCGTCTCGCCCGGGAAGCCGACCACGAAGCTCGACCGCACGGCGATGTCGGGGCAGATCGCGCGCCAGTCGGCCAGCCGCGCCAGCACCTTCGCCTCGTTCGCGGGGCGCTTCATGCGCTTGAGGACGGAGGGCGCGGCGTGCTGGAACGGGATGTCGAGATAGGGCGTCAGCAGCCCTTCGGCCATCAGCGGGATGACCTGGTCGACGTGCGGGTAGGGGTAGACGTAGTGGAGGCGCACCCACGGCGGGGTGCCGTCTCCGGTATCGAGCTGGCCGAGCTCGCGGGCGAGGTCGGTCATGTGGGCGCGGACTTCGCGGCCCTTCCAGGTCCGGGGGGCGTGCCGCGTATCGACACCGTAGGCGGAGGTGTCCTGGCTGATGACAAGCAGCTCGCGCGTGCCGGCGGCGACCAGCTTCTCCGCCTCGCGCAGGACCGCGTCGATGCGGCGGCTGGCCAGCTTCCCGCGCAGGTCGGGGATGATGCAGAACGCGCAGGAGTGGTTACACCCCTCGCTGATCTTGAGGTAGGAGTAGTGGCGCGGGGTGAGCTTGACCATCTGGTCCGCGCTACCGCTTCGCTGCTTGAGCGCATCGGGTTGCGGGATCAGGTCGACGAAGGGGCCCTGCGATGGCGGCGCATGGGTGTGCACCGCCTCCACCACCTGTTCGTACTGGTGGGCGCCAGTTACGGCGAGGACCTGCGGATGGGCGGCGCGGATGGCGTCGGCCTCCTCGCCCATGCAGCCGGTCACGATTACGCGACCGTTCTCCGCGATCGCCTCGCCGATGGCGGCAAGGCTCTCCTCCTTGGCGGAGTCGAGGAAGCCGCAGGTGTTGACGAGCACCACGTCGGCCCCGGCATAGTCGGCGCTCATGGCATAGCCATCGGCACGCAGGCGGGTGAGGATGCGCTCGGAATCGACCAGCGCCTTGGGGCAGCCGAGGCTGACCATGCCGACGCGGGGGGCTTGCCTGATGGAAGTTGGTGTGGTGGCCATGGCGCGCGCCCCTACACCCAAGTGGCCGAATGCGCTAGCGGGAGTGTGGGCCGCTAGGGCAAGGAGATTGGGTGATGGGTGAAATGGGCTTGCTGCCGATCGTGCTGGCGACGCTGGCGTTCTTCATCTTCGGGGCGCTGTGGTACGGCCCGCTGTTCAGCAAGGTGTGGCAGCGCGAGGCGGGTTTGAGCGAAGAGGCGATCCGCGGCGGCAACATGGCGATGATCTTCGGCCTCGCCTTCCTGTTCGAGATGCTGGTGGTGACCACCCTGGCCCACACCGTGGCGCGCACGGGCGCCTCGGATCGGGCGACGATGATGATGGCGGTGGGCTTCGGCGCCACGATCATGGTGCCGGCGATCGGCATCAACTACCTGTTCCAGCGCCGCTCCGCCAAGCTGTTCGCGATCGATGCGGGGCACTTCATCATCGGCATGGCAATCGTCGGCGCGGTGCTGATCGCCTGGCGGTAGCGGGCGCTCAGGCGCTTTCGCCTTCGAGGATCT
This sequence is a window from Alteriqipengyuania flavescens. Protein-coding genes within it:
- the rimO gene encoding 30S ribosomal protein S12 methylthiotransferase RimO, with translation MATTPTSIRQAPRVGMVSLGCPKALVDSERILTRLRADGYAMSADYAGADVVLVNTCGFLDSAKEESLAAIGEAIAENGRVIVTGCMGEEADAIRAAHPQVLAVTGAHQYEQVVEAVHTHAPPSQGPFVDLIPQPDALKQRSGSADQMVKLTPRHYSYLKISEGCNHSCAFCIIPDLRGKLASRRIDAVLREAEKLVAAGTRELLVISQDTSAYGVDTRHAPRTWKGREVRAHMTDLARELGQLDTGDGTPPWVRLHYVYPYPHVDQVIPLMAEGLLTPYLDIPFQHAAPSVLKRMKRPANEAKVLARLADWRAICPDIAVRSSFVVGFPGETEDDFAYLLDWLEEAQLDRVGAFQFEPVEGAQANALPDQVPEAVKEERYARLMAVTERISAAKLAAKVGRTLPVIIDEVGEADEDGDIGATGRSQADAPEIDGAVYLRNVPASLAPGDIVQVQVEDADAHDLYGVIADPV
- a CDS encoding DUF1761 domain-containing protein; the protein is MGEMGLLPIVLATLAFFIFGALWYGPLFSKVWQREAGLSEEAIRGGNMAMIFGLAFLFEMLVVTTLAHTVARTGASDRATMMMAVGFGATIMVPAIGINYLFQRRSAKLFAIDAGHFIIGMAIVGAVLIAWR